The following DNA comes from Triticum aestivum cultivar Chinese Spring chromosome 3D, IWGSC CS RefSeq v2.1, whole genome shotgun sequence.
ttttgtattgtgaatgttgatatttttttctctACAGAGTTAGTCAAATTTTATGAAAATTTGACATCAGAcaaattttatatgcagactaaaaaaataGAGGGAGTTCATATCAATATAAGTACATGGATAATGCTCGTGGATTCGTGCACATCACATTAATTGTGAAAGTGTCATTCTAATCCCTGAGCTCAAATGCTCCTCTATGAACAGTAAATTGAAATAAATATAAACAGTGAATATTTTTATAACAAATATTGTTTGGTTTTCTTCCAGTGTACAAATTTTTATGAGGAAATCACATTCATAAAGGTCTGGGAAAAAACAACAAATTCAGCACTCAAATATGCTTTAGAAAATAGTCTTTTAGAGCACAAATTTTCCTATTTCATGCAAAGCATTAGGAAAGTTTTTTTCTTTAGGAAAATCTGCACATATGTTGAACATTCAAGAATGTTGGTTGCCACAAAAATCAGAGTTTTTAAATTTTTACAATCTTTTTTTGCTTTTAGAAGTCACAGGGTGCATTTGTTTATTCTTTCATCTTGACACGGTAGGCACTTGACAATTCTCACGATGAATATATGCAATCGCAACTATTTTGGATGATGTTTTTGCTTTTCTTTCCTACAAAATATCGTTTTGCACATATCGTTTTGATGCACACAACCATACAAAATAAATTAGCTAGTCCCCGGAATGATTGGCGTGGCTTATTCGAACATTGACTAGTTGCTAATCCAGATGTCGTCTCACCCGGATGGGACCTTAGAAGAAAAACGAGTCATCCATTCCCATTGAACCGATACCAAAGAAACAGAACCCAAATGGAATCAGTCCAAGCTACTACTTTTCCATTGCTTCAAAACAAGCAACCCAAAAAAATCATGATCATTTCCAAGGGAAACCAGAAGGCCACGTCATTATGCAAAGAAGGGAAAGTAAAAATTCACACCAATAAATTCGCCTTCCGAGCCAAAGATATTCTTCCCGAGCCGTCGCTTTcccttctctctctcccccgaCGTCTTTAAGAGAGAAGAGAACCAAGCCAAAACCAGCCGACAAATACAGGGCCGAGCTGTCAACAGTCTCAGTGGAAcccccctctgtctctctctctctctctcccgccggAGAAATCCAAGGGTGCCAAAGCGGTGCTCTGGTCCGCGTCGCGGCAACGGTGAAGGGGAGGTTTCTTGGCGCGTGCTTGCTCCTgcttgtggcggcggcggcggtgctggccGACGGCGAGGGCGAGGAGGGGAAGCGGGGCGTCCGCCTGCTGGACGCGGGGAGGCTGGAGAAGTTCGTGGACGAGCTGCCGGACATGCCCGTGCTGCGCGGGTACGGCGTGGCGGAGGGCgggaacctcgtcgccggcgagctcgccgtcggCATGTGCGACACCACATGGGTACGTGTACAATCTTGGCCTTTTTCTTCTCTGCCTGCTTCTATGTTCTCATCTACTCCATttgtttcataatgtagtgcctatagactTTTGCAAAAGTAAAACGTTACAAATTTTAACCATATTTATAAAGAAAAGTAGGTAATCTAAAATATCAAATGCACATCATTAGATACATCGTGggttatattttcagaatgtacatgtttggtattgtagatgtagatAGTTTTCTCTATATATACTTGGTCAAAGTTCGCAAAATTTGATTTtcacaaaaatctataggcactacgttgtgaaatggagggagtactacgcTGGGCGCACGCGTGCTGACGCCGTGTGTTGGTGGGAGTGATTACTGTTCATTGTTCAGTGTAAGTTTCTTCAGATCAGACGTCTCAAGGTTTCCATTTTTTTGTGTTGTTTTAGAGAAAGGTTTGAATGCAGTGACTATGATGCTTCCATGCATGCTTAATAAATTAAATTAAGGGATTAGAACCCGCATTTTTCTCCAGAAACTTTATGCGCCGAGTAATTTTGAACTCTGGAAAGCATCCCATCCCACTGGCAACAACCCTGCCCACTAATCTCAGAGGAAGCCGTTGCCGGAATAGCAAAGGAACAAGACCATGGACGCCTTTCTTCGGTTCTGCACCGAAAGTCAATCCCACTATTTTTGGGAGAAAAATTCTATGAGACCGGGTCTCATAGTGAGGCTGGTGAGACCCATCCGGATGGATGCCACGTGTGACCACCTCAATCTCAAAGCACGAATAATCCCACCAGCCATGAGTTTTCAGTTCCAATTATCCATTCTTGTGTACGTACGGTAAGCTGCCGGTTGACATACACGTACAGAACCACCGGATCGATATAACTAGGGTTAGCTCCTCCGCGTCCGACGAcctcatcaccggaggccatgcgGCACGGCGCTAAGTTTTCTCGTCCATCGCTGCGCGGAACAACCTCGTCGCCGGCGGCTAGCCAGACTGCTCGACTATGTTGGCCGCACGAATGTTGCCGTGCCTCCTCTTTGAAGGCGGCTGTGCGCCAAGACGTCGTCACCAGCGTGTAAGAGGCGAGAGAGAGAGTTTGCGCTGCACACGTTGTTCATTGACATTGCCACAATTTATACAAGTACAGTGAGAGGGATCAGCTAACAGAATGGCTAACAACCTGAGCTAAACGAGGAGTAGTGGGTTAGTGGATAAGCTGATCCGTTGGCTACGCTAACAGAACGGCTGCCACGGCAGAGATAATGCGTGCCGTGACAACGGTCAAAGGACTGTttcaacacccccccgcagtcgaagcttCACCGTCGGTGATGCAGAGGCTGGACCGGAACTCCGTGAAGACCGTGGTAGACAACCCCTTCGTCATGATGTCGGCAAGTTGTTGCGTGGTGGGGACATGAAGAACTCGGACCtgtccgagcgcaactttctcccGTACAAAATGAATGTCAAGTTCTATGTGCTTTGTCCGCCGATGATGCACCGGATTGGCAGACAAATAGACCACCGACACATTGTCGCAGTAGACCAGAGTGGCACGATGAACGCTGCAGTGGAGCTCCTCGAGTAGCTGACGCAGCCACGCGCACTCAGCGACGGCGTTGGCCACGGCGCGGTACTCGGCTTCCgcgctggagcgggagaccgtCGGCTGGCGTTTCGAGGACCAGGAGACGAGCGAAGGACCGAGGAAGACGCAGTAGCCGGACGTAGATCGTCGGGTGTCGGGGCAGCCCGCCCAGTCCGCGTCGGAGTAGGCGACGATGTCGAGCGAGGTCGAGCGATGCAGAGTGAGCCCGAGCGACGGTGTGCCACGGATGTACTGTAGAATCCGTTTCACAAGACTCCAGTGGACGTCGCGCGGCGCGTGCATATGCAGGCACACCTGTTGGACGGCGTACGTCAGGTCGGGGCGGGTAAGGGTCAGGTACTGGAGCGCGCCCACGATGCTCCGGTAGAAGGCGCCGTCAGGAGCCAAAACGCCGTCCGCCGCGGAGACCTTGGCCTTGGTGTCGACGGGGGTGGAGGCGACCTTGCAGTTCGCCATGCCCGCACGCTCCAGGATCTCCAGCGCATACTTCTTCTGACACAGGAAGAAGCCATTGGGGCGCCGGGAGACCTCCACGCCCAGGAAGTAGCTCAGCGGCCCCAAGTCTTTGAGCGCGAACTCAGCGTGCAGACGACCAATGAGTTGGCGAAGAAGATCACCACTGGACGCCGTAAGGACGATATCGTCGACGTACAAGAGCAGGTACGCCATGTCGCAGGCATGCCTGTACACAAAAAGAGACGCGTCGGACCGCGTGGAGACGAAGCCGAGCTCGACGAGGTAGCCGGCGATCCGTTGATACCACGCGCGCGGCGCCTGTTTGAGGCCGTAGAGCGAACGTGACAGGAGACAGACGTCGTCGGGGTGGGCAGCGTCGACAAAACCTGCCGGCTGTTGGCAGTACACGCGCTCGGCAAGATGCCCATGCAGGAACGCGTTGGAGACGTCAAGCTGGTGTACATCCCACTGGCGCGAGACGGCGAGCTGCAGGACGCACCGGATCGTGCCGGGCTTGACGACGGGCGCGAACGTGTCGGTGAAGTCGACGCCGGCGCGTTGGCGGAAGCCCCGGACGACCCATCTGGCCTTGTACCGCTCGAGGGTGCCGTCGGAGCGAAGCTTGCGGCGGAACACCCACCGGCCGCTGATCACGTTGGCGCCCGGTGGGCGGGGCACCAACTGCCAAGTATGGTTGCGCTGGAGCGCCTCGAATTCTTCACGCATGGCCGCGACCCAGAGTGGATCGCGAAGAGCCGCGTGAACTGACGACGGGAGAGTGGTCGAGGACGACGAGGTGGACGCCGCGCAGACGTACTGGTCCGACGGGTACCGGCTGCTGGGCCGATGGACTCCAGCACGGGCTCGAGTGACGACCCGTGACACGCCTGGAGCGGCAGCCGGGGCGCCCAGGCCAGCGGAGCCAGctggaggggcggcggcggctacagcGGAGCTGGCCGCGGGTGACACCATAGCAGGTGCAGCGGCTGCCAGGCCCGCAGAAGGGGCAGCGGGAGACGCAGCAGAGTTGGCCGAGGCTGATGTAGAGCCAGCTTCAGCTGATGGAGCAGTAGAAGCGCCCGACGCGGGCGAGCCAGCAGGCGGGCGCGACGAAGCCGGAGAGCGCCGGGGAGCCGGCGGCTGGCGGTGAAGACGTGCCAAGCGGGGCCGGCGAGGCTCGTGAGTGTCCAGAGGGACCACGACGCGGGCCGGCGATGAGACCGGCGGGGAAGATGGCGGTGCGGCAACCTGCTTAAACGGGAACACGAGCTCGTCAAAATAAACATGCCGGGATATGATCACGCGGTTGGACTCCGGATCGTAACAGCGGTACCCCTTTGTGTTTGCGGGATATCCGAGGAAGATACATGGAAGAGACCGCGGGGCGAGCTTGTGAGGAGCGG
Coding sequences within:
- the LOC123076043 gene encoding uncharacterized protein, with amino-acid sequence MTERILVKKEGACVKGLERFNILVVATGKKINFEEKKSKLKERRVELASASEDTNMLTIRIDELDPDLAMIVRTIYVRMLKRLAAEMGPDEKEAADEEEPVKNCLTTYSSRAVAFPSLSPPTSLREKRTKPKPADKYRAELSTVSVEPPSVSLSLSPAGEIQGCQSGALVRVAATVKGRFLGACLLLLVAAAAVLADGEGEEGKRGVRLLDAGRLEKFVDELPDMPVLRGYGVAEGGNLVAGELAVGMCDTTWALRCEMEGVLRWAHAC